One window of the Methylocystis parvus OBBP genome contains the following:
- a CDS encoding bifunctional [glutamine synthetase] adenylyltransferase/[glutamine synthetase]-adenylyl-L-tyrosine phosphorylase → MTLDANALIARAKVIIVSADAEKARKALDRVLEKDATDALAAFLAEHPKARELLFGVFGSSLYLTDLAARNPARLAQALGADPQARIDALIAEAKAVETDDEADLMRRLRLVKQEAALVIALADLSKAWDMLQATEALTRIADATLSAAIRFTLRQAQHAGKLELADQRDPERGSGWIFLGMGKGGAYELNYSSDIDLIVFFDRARARVVDRLEDVDLFVKLTKRIVKIMSDRTADGYVFRTDLRLRPDPGATPIAIPLEAALSYYESMGQNWERAAYIKARPVAGDIYAGEEFLKELAPFVWRKYFDFAAIADVHSIKRQIHAHKGHGKIAVLGHNIKLGRGGIREIEFFTQTQQLITGGRDKRLRGRATLPMLDQLVESGWVEPKARDDLAEAYLFLRDVEHRIQMVADEQKHTLPDTREGVENIARMMGFGGYDDFAEALLRRLDIVQGHYARLFESAPELSSTGGNLVFTGDDDDPGTIETLAGMGYKDPKMVTATIRGWHFGRYAATRSTVARERLTELTPALLEALAATDNADQAFLAFDKLIQKLPAGVQLFSLLVSQPRLLGLLAAITGAAPKLSATISKRPHVLDALMEPAFFQTVPSAEDLRARLATQFAEARSYEDMLDRARIFGQEQKFLVGVRVLTGTVSVAEAGVAYTRLAETLIAALFEEVSREFERIHGRIEGGAAAVVAMGKLGGREMTAASDLDLMLLYDADPMAESAGGERSLSTANYYSRLTQRLITALSAPTAEGLLYETDFRLRPSGNKGPIASSLKSFELYQADEAWTWEHMALTRARVIAAPAEFKGRVAAAIRTAMMLPRSPEKLKTDILAMRRLIEKEKGSANPWEVKQVAGGLIDIEFLAQYLMLLHGGAHPEIYSTTTPDALERLRGAGLLDSGAAEALLNAYRLYQGLMQLLRLAIDGAFNPREAPRGLAELLLRVGDSPDLSHLEALLTETEKRTREVFVAVVGPVKGAELSGGRELSERPPPA, encoded by the coding sequence TTGACGCTCGACGCCAACGCCCTCATCGCGAGAGCGAAAGTCATCATCGTTTCCGCCGACGCCGAGAAAGCCCGGAAGGCGCTCGATCGCGTGCTCGAAAAAGACGCCACGGACGCCCTCGCGGCTTTCCTCGCGGAACATCCCAAGGCGCGCGAGCTGCTTTTCGGCGTTTTCGGCTCCTCGCTTTATCTCACTGATCTCGCCGCGCGGAATCCGGCGCGGCTCGCTCAGGCGCTCGGCGCCGATCCGCAAGCGCGCATCGACGCGCTGATCGCTGAAGCGAAGGCGGTCGAAACGGACGACGAAGCCGATCTCATGCGGCGGCTGCGTCTCGTCAAGCAGGAGGCGGCGCTCGTTATCGCGCTCGCCGATCTCTCCAAGGCCTGGGACATGCTGCAAGCGACGGAGGCGCTCACCCGCATTGCAGACGCGACCCTCTCCGCCGCCATCCGCTTCACGCTGCGCCAGGCCCAGCACGCGGGAAAGCTCGAACTTGCGGATCAGCGCGATCCCGAGCGCGGCTCGGGCTGGATTTTTCTGGGCATGGGCAAGGGCGGCGCCTATGAGCTGAATTACTCTTCCGACATCGATCTGATCGTTTTCTTCGACCGCGCCCGCGCCCGCGTCGTCGACCGGCTGGAAGACGTCGATCTTTTCGTGAAGCTCACAAAGCGCATCGTGAAGATCATGAGCGACCGCACGGCCGACGGCTATGTGTTCCGCACCGATCTGCGCCTGCGCCCCGATCCCGGCGCGACGCCCATCGCCATCCCGCTCGAGGCGGCGCTCTCTTATTACGAGAGCATGGGCCAGAACTGGGAGCGCGCCGCCTACATCAAGGCGCGGCCGGTCGCGGGCGATATTTATGCGGGAGAGGAATTTCTGAAAGAGCTGGCGCCCTTCGTGTGGCGCAAATATTTCGACTTCGCCGCGATCGCCGACGTGCATTCGATCAAGCGCCAGATTCACGCCCATAAGGGTCATGGCAAGATCGCCGTCCTGGGCCACAATATCAAACTGGGCCGCGGCGGCATCCGGGAGATCGAATTCTTCACGCAGACGCAGCAGCTCATCACGGGCGGACGCGACAAGCGCCTGCGCGGGCGCGCGACGCTGCCCATGCTCGACCAGCTTGTCGAGAGCGGCTGGGTGGAGCCGAAGGCGCGGGACGATCTCGCCGAGGCCTATCTCTTCCTGCGCGACGTCGAACATCGCATCCAGATGGTCGCCGACGAACAGAAACACACGCTGCCCGATACGAGGGAAGGCGTCGAAAACATCGCCCGCATGATGGGCTTTGGCGGCTATGACGACTTCGCCGAAGCGCTTTTGAGGCGGCTCGACATCGTGCAGGGCCATTACGCCCGCCTCTTCGAAAGCGCGCCGGAATTGTCTTCGACAGGCGGAAATCTCGTCTTCACCGGCGATGACGACGATCCCGGCACGATCGAAACATTGGCGGGCATGGGCTACAAAGACCCGAAAATGGTGACCGCGACGATCCGCGGCTGGCATTTCGGCCGCTACGCCGCGACGCGCTCGACCGTGGCGCGCGAGCGTCTCACCGAGCTCACGCCCGCCCTGCTGGAAGCGCTCGCCGCGACCGATAACGCCGATCAGGCCTTCCTCGCCTTCGACAAGCTCATCCAGAAATTGCCGGCCGGCGTGCAGCTCTTTTCGCTTCTCGTCTCGCAGCCGCGCCTGCTCGGGCTTCTGGCGGCCATCACCGGCGCGGCGCCGAAGCTCTCCGCCACCATCTCGAAACGGCCGCATGTGCTCGACGCGCTGATGGAGCCCGCCTTTTTCCAGACCGTGCCGAGCGCGGAGGATCTGCGCGCGCGCCTCGCCACGCAATTCGCCGAGGCGCGCTCCTATGAAGACATGCTCGACCGCGCGCGCATTTTCGGTCAGGAGCAGAAATTTCTCGTCGGCGTGCGCGTGCTCACCGGCACCGTCTCCGTGGCTGAGGCAGGGGTCGCCTATACGCGCCTCGCCGAGACGCTGATCGCCGCTTTGTTCGAGGAGGTCAGCCGCGAATTCGAAAGAATTCACGGACGCATCGAGGGCGGCGCGGCGGCGGTCGTCGCCATGGGCAAGCTGGGGGGGCGCGAGATGACCGCGGCCTCCGATCTCGACCTCATGCTTCTTTACGACGCCGATCCGATGGCCGAATCCGCCGGCGGCGAACGGTCTTTGTCGACCGCGAATTACTATTCCCGCCTCACGCAGCGGCTCATTACGGCGCTGTCGGCGCCTACGGCCGAGGGCCTGCTCTATGAGACCGATTTCCGCCTTCGCCCCTCCGGCAATAAGGGCCCCATCGCGTCGAGCCTGAAATCCTTCGAGCTTTATCAGGCCGACGAGGCCTGGACATGGGAGCATATGGCGTTGACCCGCGCGCGCGTCATCGCGGCGCCAGCCGAATTCAAAGGCCGCGTCGCGGCCGCGATCCGGACGGCGATGATGTTGCCGAGGAGCCCTGAAAAGCTGAAGACCGACATTCTCGCCATGCGGCGGCTGATCGAGAAGGAAAAAGGCTCGGCCAATCCCTGGGAGGTGAAGCAGGTCGCCGGCGGGCTGATCGACATCGAATTTCTTGCCCAATATCTGATGCTGCTCCATGGCGGCGCGCATCCCGAGATCTATTCGACGACCACGCCAGACGCGCTGGAAAGGCTGCGCGGCGCCGGCCTGCTCGACTCAGGCGCCGCGGAGGCCCTGCTCAACGCCTATCGTCTCTATCAGGGCCTCATGCAGCTTCTGCGGCTCGCCATAGACGGCGCCTTCAATCCCAGGGAGGCGCCGCGCGGCCTCGCCGAGCTTCTGTTGCGCGTCGGCGACTCGCCCGATCTCTCCCATCTCGAAGCGCTGCTGACCGAGACCGAGAAAAGGACCCGCGAGGTCTTCGTCGCGGTCGTC
- a CDS encoding ATP-binding protein, with protein MSKKELAAHLARIAEALERLAPPAPPAPDFSAAEAFVWRAAGSAFHPVAKVNRVDLPLLEGINLQRDILFSNTARFAEGLPANNALLWGARGMGKSSLVKAVHGALAGEGRLKLVEIHREDIEALPDLLGALSGQPFQFIVFCDDLSFDGPETSYKALKTALEGGVEGRPKNVLFYATSNRRHLMPRDMIENESAGAIHGKEAVEEKVSLSDRFGLWIGFHNCSQDDYLAMVFGYARHFGLDAPEAEIRAQALEWSMTRGARSGRVAWQFVTDLAGRLGKGL; from the coding sequence ATGTCGAAAAAGGAACTCGCCGCTCATCTTGCCCGCATCGCCGAGGCGCTTGAGCGCCTCGCGCCGCCCGCGCCGCCAGCGCCGGATTTTTCCGCCGCCGAGGCTTTCGTCTGGCGCGCGGCGGGATCGGCGTTTCATCCAGTCGCCAAGGTCAATCGCGTCGATCTCCCGCTGCTGGAAGGCATAAACCTCCAGCGCGACATCCTCTTCTCCAACACGGCGCGCTTCGCCGAAGGGCTGCCGGCCAACAATGCGCTGCTCTGGGGCGCGCGCGGCATGGGCAAATCCTCGCTGGTCAAGGCCGTGCATGGCGCGCTTGCAGGCGAGGGGCGGCTCAAGCTTGTCGAAATCCACCGCGAAGACATCGAGGCGCTGCCCGATCTCTTAGGCGCGCTTTCGGGCCAGCCTTTTCAGTTCATCGTCTTTTGCGACGATCTCTCCTTCGACGGGCCGGAGACGAGCTACAAGGCGCTGAAGACCGCGCTGGAAGGCGGCGTCGAGGGACGGCCGAAAAATGTGCTGTTCTACGCGACGTCGAACCGCCGTCATCTCATGCCGCGCGACATGATCGAGAATGAGAGCGCCGGCGCCATTCACGGCAAGGAGGCAGTGGAGGAGAAAGTCTCGCTTTCCGACCGCTTCGGCCTGTGGATCGGCTTCCACAATTGCAGCCAGGACGACTATCTCGCAATGGTCTTCGGCTATGCCCGCCATTTCGGGCTGGACGCGCCCGAGGCGGAGATACGCGCCCAGGCGCTCGAATGGTCGATGACGCGCGGCGCCCGCTCCGGCCGCGTCGCCTGGCAATTCGTGACGGATCTGGCGGGGCGGCTGGGGAAGGGGCTTTAA